Part of the Prosthecobacter debontii genome is shown below.
GGGTGGGTTGGTTTGTTGGGGGATCTCTTGGGTACCGATGGGGAGAGGAGACTCCTAAGTTGTCTGTGAACTCGCAATGCCTTCAGGCTGACGGAGCGGAGCGCAGGCGGCCTGAAGGCATTGCTGCGCGAACTCCTCCGGGGTCCGTCAGCCTAACAAAGAGTGCAATCGTTGATGGTTGTAGGCCTCCCGCTACGCTTTGCCAAGCACCTTCGCTTCCAGCAATGTGCTAAAGCTCTCCACGTTGAGCAGTTCGTCCCTCATCCGGCTGTTGAAGCTTTCACTATATGCGTTCTGCCACGGGCTGCCTGGCTTGATGTAGAGCGTCTCAAAGCCTTTCTCGGCGATCCACTTCCTCACCACTTTGGCGACGAACTCCGGACCATTATCGCTGCGGATGTATTTCGGCGCGCACCCACGCCGGGCGACGGCGGCTTCAAGCACCCTCACCACATCCGCTGCCTCCATTTTACGCTCCACTTCCAACGCCACGTTTTCACGCGTGAACTCGTCGCAAATGGGCAGCCATTTGAGCCGCCTGCCGTCCTCGGTCTGGTCAAAGACAAAGTCATAACACCACACCTCGTTGATCTGCGGGGCACGCTGCCTCTGGCTGCCTGCTTCGATGCTGCCCAAGCGCAGGGTTGAGCGGGGCTGGACAAGGCTCTTGCAGGCCCGGCGCTGGGACACCTGGAACTTGCCTTCCAGGTGCACCACCGCCTCGCGTTTGCGCGCCGGGCTTACCATTTTCCCTCCGCTATCTCCTTGAGCATCGCGTTGTCCAAAGCCTGCTCGGCCACCAGCTTTTTAAGCCGGGCATTTTCCTTTTCCAGTTCCTTGAGCCGTTTGACGGTGCTCTTCTCCGCTCCTCCATGCTGCTCTTTCCAGCGATGATAGGTCGGCACGCTGACGCCGATCTGCAGAGCAGCCTCTTCAGCGGTTTTGCCTCCGGCGATGAGGCCCGCGGCCTCACGCAGCTTCTTGATGATTTCTTCAGGGGTATGTCTTTTGCGTTTCATGTTGTCTGTCGATGTTTACCACATCTCAGACTCTCATTAAACACGGCTCAGTTTTCGGGGAGAATTCCAACATCCTCTGGTGTGTTATCTCGCTGCCACAGGACGTGTATCGCGGCAGATCGTTGAAAAGCGTCTCGGTGCGATTGCCAAAGCCGAACGTCTCATCATCAGCTCCAGCCAAGCTCTCTATCAAGCCTTTGATTCGGTTGGATAGCTTTCGTGATGCAATCCCGTGAATATTCGGTTTAAACAAGCTTTCCATGACCATCCCCACCTTTGACCCATTGCTTTGAGAAGTCGGACGAGACACATTCATTCTGCGCCGGTGGCTACGGAGAACGGGGCTCGTCCTTCCCTGAACGTGGATTGGAGCCATCTGGAGATCGGCTGCATGATTATTTGATCTGCTCTAACCAGGTTTTAAAATCCGTTGCCCCGAGTTTAGCTTCACCGAGAGGCACGAGGCTTTGGTCATCGATGGGGGTGCCGAAGTAACCTGCGGCGGGGTCTGCCATGACGCGGCGGGGGTCCCCCTGAGCTTCGAGGTAGGTAGTCACGAAGTCGGTCATGGGCTGGGCCTGGGGACCGGCGATGTCGTAGAGGCCGTTGTAGGCGGCGGCGAGGGCGGCTTCGGTCACGGCTTGAGCGACGTCGTGGGCGGCGATGGGTTGGAATCGAGCGGGGGTCAGGCGTACGGTGTCATTCACGGTGGAGGCATGGGCAATGCTGCCGATGAACTCAAAGAACTGGGTGGCGCGGACGAGGGTGTAGGGGAGGCCGGAGGCGCGGATGAGGTTTTCCTGCACGAGCTTGGCGCGGAAGTATCCGGCGGCCTGGAGGCGATCTGTGCCGACCACCGAGAGGGCGATGAAGTGCTGCACGCCTGCGGCAGCGCTGGCGGCCAGGAGGTGGGTGGTGGAGGCTTGGAAAAAGTCCATGACGGCGCGATCTTCAAAGGAGGGGGAATTGGACACATCCACCACGGTGTGGGCACCGCGAAGGGCTTCGGCTAAACCTTCGCCAGTGACGGCATTGACGCCCTGAGAGGGGGAGGCGGCGAGGACCTGGTGACCTTGCTGACGCAGGGATTGCACGACTTGTTTGCCAATGAGGCCGGTGCCGCCGATGACGACGATTTTGCCGGGCTGGGTGGCGGTGGTGGTGGAGGAGGGGGATGTGGTTTGCATGGCAGGAGGATCTTTCTCCAGCCGGAGAAAATCGGTAGCCGTGTCGGGTCAATATCAGCTATAACCAAACTGCATGACCGCTTTTGAAGATCTGAATCTCCTGCGTGCCTTCATCGCCATCGTGGACTGTGGCAGCATCTCGGCGGGAGCGCGCAGTCTGGGGCTGTCTCAGCCGGCTTTAAGCCGTCAACTGCGCACGCTGGAGGAGCGCAGTGGCATGGCCCTGCTGCGGCGTGATACGCATCAAATGAGCCTGACCGAAGGCGGCATACGCCTGCTGGAGGATGCTCGGGTGCTGCTGACTCAGGCGGTGGCGGCGGACCTGCGCTTGCGAGAGCAACACACCACGCTGACCGGGCATCTGCGCTTGTTTGCTACGGTGGATTGCGGGCAGTTCGGAGTGACACGGCTGATCAGTCACTTTTTGCATGATCACCCACAGATGACGGCGTCTTTATCTCTGAGCAATCGCCCCCTGCACATGATCCAGGAAGGTGCGGATGTGGGGGTGCTGCCAGGGCGCATCACGGATGAAAGCGTAGTAGCTCGCAAGGCCGGGTCCATCGCGCTGCAACTGGTGGCCGCTCCGGCGCTGGTGAAAAAACGACCAGCCCTGAAGACCCCTGCCGATCTCGCCGCCTGGCCCTGGCTGGCGCTGGCGGGGTCGCAATTTTGGGGCGTGCGTGAGCTGACTCTCCAGGGGCCGAAGGGCAACTCTCACACGCACAGTTTTACCCCGGTCTTCACCTCGGAGGGCGTGACGAGCCTGCGCGAGGCCGCCCGCTGTGCTTTGGGTCTCACTTTGCTCCCCACCTGGTTGATCGAGGACGATCTGCGTGCGGGCACGCTG
Proteins encoded:
- a CDS encoding SDR family oxidoreductase yields the protein MQTTSPSSTTTATQPGKIVVIGGTGLIGKQVVQSLRQQGHQVLAASPSQGVNAVTGEGLAEALRGAHTVVDVSNSPSFEDRAVMDFFQASTTHLLAASAAAGVQHFIALSVVGTDRLQAAGYFRAKLVQENLIRASGLPYTLVRATQFFEFIGSIAHASTVNDTVRLTPARFQPIAAHDVAQAVTEAALAAAYNGLYDIAGPQAQPMTDFVTTYLEAQGDPRRVMADPAAGYFGTPIDDQSLVPLGEAKLGATDFKTWLEQIK
- a CDS encoding LysR family transcriptional regulator is translated as MTAFEDLNLLRAFIAIVDCGSISAGARSLGLSQPALSRQLRTLEERSGMALLRRDTHQMSLTEGGIRLLEDARVLLTQAVAADLRLREQHTTLTGHLRLFATVDCGQFGVTRLISHFLHDHPQMTASLSLSNRPLHMIQEGADVGVLPGRITDESVVARKAGSIALQLVAAPALVKKRPALKTPADLAAWPWLALAGSQFWGVRELTLQGPKGNSHTHSFTPVFTSEGVTSLREAARCALGLTLLPTWLIEDDLRAGTLVRVLPQWKVADLPVHVIYAGHRLLPLRVSAFIDYAVKHLSRVGDCGWGIGRE